In a genomic window of Wyeomyia smithii strain HCP4-BCI-WySm-NY-G18 chromosome 1, ASM2978416v1, whole genome shotgun sequence:
- the LOC129730816 gene encoding 40S ribosomal protein SA isoform X1: MLLRYSQTNVTMSGNLDILALQNDVVAKMLAATTHVGSTSVNFQMESYVYKRRPDGVHIINLGRTWEKLLLAARCIASIEYPGEVFAISSRPFGQRAVLKFAHYTEATPIAGRFTPGAFTNQIQPAFREPRLLIVTDPLTDHQPVTEASYVNIPVIAFCNTDSPLKFVDIAIPCNTKAPHSIGLMWWLLAREVLRLRGKTTQLDWDVKPDLFFYRDPEEAEKEQAAIEAAPVSKDTYPDESQAGQDNGATGEEAAAYVPAIAPAPMAALIQTDDWNEDETQTTTSWGGGGGF, translated from the exons AT GTTACTTCGTTACTCTCAGACTAACGTAACGATGTCGGGAAACCTAGACATTCTCGCCTTGCAGAATGATGTAGTCGCCAAGATGTTGGCAGCAACTACTCATGTCGGTAGTACCTCTGTCAACTTTCAAATGGAATCGTACGTGTACAAGCGTCGCCCAGATGGAGTTCATATAATCAATCTTGGACGTACCTGGGAAAAGTTGCTGTTGGCTGCACGTTGCATCGCTAGCATTGAATATCCCGGCGAG GTGTTTGCCATTTCATCTCGTCCGTTTGGACAGCGTGCCGTGCTGAAGTTCGCCCATTACACCGAGGCAACGCCGATTGCTGGTCGCTTTACGCCAGGTGCATTTACTAATCAGATTCAACCAGCGTTCCGTGAGCCAcgtctcctaatcgtcactgatccattgactGATCACCAGCCCGTCACCGAAGCATCCTATGTAAACATTCCGGTCATCGCTTTCTGCAACACCGATTCTCCGCTGAAATTCGTCGACATTGCTATCCCGTGTAACACTAAGGCACCGCATTCGATTGGTTTAATGTGGTGGTTGTTGGCCCGGGAAGTTCTGCGCCTCCGCGGCAAGACCACTCAACTCGACTGGGACGTCAAGCCGGATCTATTCTTTTACCGTGATCCTGAGGAAGCAGAAAAAGAGCAGGCTGCCATTGAGGCCGCACCTGTGTCTAAAGACACATATCCGGATGAATCGCAAGCTGGCCAAGATAATGGTGCTACTGGTGAGGAAGCTGCGGCATATGTTCCAGCCATTGCTCCGGCACCGATGGCTGCTCTGATCCAAACCGATGATTGGAACGAGGATGAAACGCAAACAACCACTTCTTGGGGAGGTGGCGGTGGATTTTAA
- the LOC129730816 gene encoding 40S ribosomal protein SA isoform X2: MSGNLDILALQNDVVAKMLAATTHVGSTSVNFQMESYVYKRRPDGVHIINLGRTWEKLLLAARCIASIEYPGEVFAISSRPFGQRAVLKFAHYTEATPIAGRFTPGAFTNQIQPAFREPRLLIVTDPLTDHQPVTEASYVNIPVIAFCNTDSPLKFVDIAIPCNTKAPHSIGLMWWLLAREVLRLRGKTTQLDWDVKPDLFFYRDPEEAEKEQAAIEAAPVSKDTYPDESQAGQDNGATGEEAAAYVPAIAPAPMAALIQTDDWNEDETQTTTSWGGGGGF, from the exons ATGTCGGGAAACCTAGACATTCTCGCCTTGCAGAATGATGTAGTCGCCAAGATGTTGGCAGCAACTACTCATGTCGGTAGTACCTCTGTCAACTTTCAAATGGAATCGTACGTGTACAAGCGTCGCCCAGATGGAGTTCATATAATCAATCTTGGACGTACCTGGGAAAAGTTGCTGTTGGCTGCACGTTGCATCGCTAGCATTGAATATCCCGGCGAG GTGTTTGCCATTTCATCTCGTCCGTTTGGACAGCGTGCCGTGCTGAAGTTCGCCCATTACACCGAGGCAACGCCGATTGCTGGTCGCTTTACGCCAGGTGCATTTACTAATCAGATTCAACCAGCGTTCCGTGAGCCAcgtctcctaatcgtcactgatccattgactGATCACCAGCCCGTCACCGAAGCATCCTATGTAAACATTCCGGTCATCGCTTTCTGCAACACCGATTCTCCGCTGAAATTCGTCGACATTGCTATCCCGTGTAACACTAAGGCACCGCATTCGATTGGTTTAATGTGGTGGTTGTTGGCCCGGGAAGTTCTGCGCCTCCGCGGCAAGACCACTCAACTCGACTGGGACGTCAAGCCGGATCTATTCTTTTACCGTGATCCTGAGGAAGCAGAAAAAGAGCAGGCTGCCATTGAGGCCGCACCTGTGTCTAAAGACACATATCCGGATGAATCGCAAGCTGGCCAAGATAATGGTGCTACTGGTGAGGAAGCTGCGGCATATGTTCCAGCCATTGCTCCGGCACCGATGGCTGCTCTGATCCAAACCGATGATTGGAACGAGGATGAAACGCAAACAACCACTTCTTGGGGAGGTGGCGGTGGATTTTAA